The Thomasclavelia ramosa DSM 1402 genome includes a region encoding these proteins:
- the feoB gene encoding ferrous iron transport protein B, with the protein MGLTNKSTGINASETKLVIKKQSRNDKVVAIAGNPNVGKSTVFNGLTGLHQHTGNWPGKTVTNAQGYCRGKENSYVLVDIPGTYSLLAHSAEEEVARNFICFEHPDVIVVVCDATCLERNLNLVIQTIEIHTNVIVCVNLLDEAKKKGIDIDLEQLSSCLGVPVIGITARKKTDLHKVIDSLDQAIDRPVNYKSLKIAYSDILLQAIRIVEEVLQKKVTTSLSYQWLSLRLIENDPSLMIEMSNQLGLDYDDQELKEAIDQANELLAQHDINKDNLQDKIVVSFIHSAHLICQKVVHYQKQDYNQRDRQIDKILTNRWTGYPIMILLLALIFWITITGANYPSQWLSDFLFGLEVPFNQFFHFIGTPLWLSDMLVSGVYRVLAWVVSVMLPPMAIFFPLFTLMEDLGYLPRIAFNLDHAFKKCSACGKQALTMCMGFGCNAAGIVGCRIIDSPRERLIAMITNNFVPCNGRFPTLIAILTMFFIGTEATMQNSLLSAIFLTMLIVLGITMTLIISKLLSKTILKGVPSSFTLELPPYRKPQVGKVIVRSIFDRTLFVLSRAVAVAAPAGLIIWLMANISVDGMTILNITSNFLDPFAKCIGLDGVILLAFILGFPANEIVIPIMIMAYLASGSLIEMDNLVMLKSLLVENGWTWITAINVMLFSLMHWPCSTTLLTIKKEANSWKWAIVSFLVPAVTGIIICSIFTMCANLFI; encoded by the coding sequence ATGGGCTTAACTAACAAATCTACAGGAATTAATGCAAGTGAGACAAAGTTAGTAATAAAAAAACAAAGTAGAAATGATAAAGTTGTTGCCATTGCAGGTAATCCTAATGTTGGAAAAAGCACTGTTTTCAATGGGCTAACAGGCCTTCATCAACATACTGGTAACTGGCCTGGTAAAACAGTTACTAATGCTCAAGGCTATTGTCGAGGAAAAGAAAATTCATATGTTTTAGTAGATATTCCTGGGACATATTCATTATTAGCACATTCAGCGGAAGAAGAAGTAGCACGTAATTTTATTTGCTTTGAGCATCCAGATGTAATTGTTGTTGTATGTGATGCAACTTGTTTAGAACGTAACTTAAATTTAGTAATTCAGACAATTGAAATTCATACAAATGTAATAGTTTGTGTTAATTTGTTAGATGAAGCTAAGAAAAAAGGAATTGATATTGATCTTGAGCAATTATCATCTTGCTTGGGAGTTCCTGTAATTGGGATTACTGCCAGAAAAAAGACAGATTTGCATAAAGTTATTGATTCTTTAGATCAAGCAATCGATAGACCAGTTAATTACAAATCCTTAAAAATAGCTTATAGTGATATTTTATTACAAGCAATAAGAATTGTTGAGGAAGTATTGCAAAAGAAAGTAACTACTTCTTTAAGTTATCAGTGGCTTAGCTTAAGATTGATTGAAAACGATCCTTCCTTAATGATTGAAATGTCAAATCAATTAGGACTGGACTACGATGATCAAGAGCTTAAAGAAGCTATCGACCAAGCAAATGAATTATTAGCACAACATGATATAAATAAGGATAATTTACAAGACAAGATTGTTGTTTCATTTATTCACAGTGCTCATTTGATTTGTCAAAAAGTGGTTCACTATCAAAAGCAAGATTATAATCAAAGGGATCGTCAGATAGACAAGATTTTAACAAATCGCTGGACGGGGTATCCAATCATGATTTTATTACTTGCTTTAATATTTTGGATAACTATAACAGGGGCAAACTATCCATCGCAGTGGTTATCGGATTTCTTATTTGGATTAGAAGTACCTTTTAATCAGTTCTTTCATTTTATTGGGACGCCGCTATGGCTTAGTGATATGCTTGTATCTGGGGTATATAGGGTGTTAGCTTGGGTTGTAAGTGTTATGCTGCCACCAATGGCAATCTTTTTTCCATTGTTTACTTTGATGGAAGATTTAGGCTATTTACCAAGAATTGCTTTTAATCTTGATCATGCATTTAAAAAATGCAGCGCTTGTGGTAAACAAGCTTTAACGATGTGTATGGGATTTGGATGTAATGCTGCTGGAATAGTAGGATGTCGGATTATTGATTCACCACGAGAGAGATTAATTGCAATGATTACTAATAATTTTGTGCCATGTAATGGTCGTTTTCCAACCTTGATAGCAATCTTAACAATGTTCTTTATTGGAACCGAAGCAACTATGCAAAATTCTCTATTATCAGCAATATTTTTAACAATGTTAATTGTTTTAGGAATAACTATGACTTTGATTATTTCAAAGTTATTATCTAAAACTATATTAAAGGGAGTCCCATCTTCATTTACTTTAGAATTACCACCATATCGTAAACCTCAAGTTGGCAAAGTGATTGTTAGATCAATTTTTGACCGAACATTATTTGTTTTATCTCGAGCTGTGGCAGTAGCTGCTCCTGCTGGTCTTATTATTTGGTTAATGGCAAACATTAGTGTTGATGGTATGACAATTTTAAATATTACTTCTAATTTTCTGGATCCCTTTGCTAAATGCATTGGTCTAGATGGCGTTATTTTGTTAGCATTTATTTTAGGGTTTCCCGCTAACGAAATAGTAATTCCTATCATGATTATGGCATACCTCGCTAGTGGTAGTTTGATTGAAATGGATAATTTAGTAATGTTAAAAAGTTTATTAGTAGAAAATGGCTGGACGTGGATCACTGCAATTAATGTAATGTTATTTTCATTAATGCACTGGCCTTGTTCGACAACACTTTTAACAATAAAAAAAGAAGCTAATAGTTGGAAATGGGCGATTGTATCTTTCTTAGTTCCAGCTGTAACCGGAATCATAATTTGTTCTATCTTCACTATGTGTGCTAATCTGTTTATCTAA